A region of the Apium graveolens cultivar Ventura chromosome 6, ASM990537v1, whole genome shotgun sequence genome:
TTACTATCAAACTGCTTCCCATTATCCGAGATGAGTTTGTAGGGGATACCGAACCTGCATACTATGGAATTGAAAACAAAATCCCTTATCTTCTTTGCCATGATCGTGGCCAGTGGCATAGCCTCCGCCCATTTGGTAAAGTAGTCCACAGCTACCACGGCGTATTTCACACCCCCCTTTGCTTTGGGCAACTCTCCAATAAGGTCGATTCCCCACATGGAAAAAGGCCAAGGACTTGCCAATGAGGTAATGGTAGATGCCGTGGCATTGGAATAGTTAGTGAATCGCTGGCAACGATCACAAGCCCGGACAAAATTGAAAGCATCTTCTCtcatagttggccagtagtatCCTTGTTTGAGTACTTTTAATGCCAATGAACCACCCCCCAagtgattgccacaaatcccTTCGTGCACCTCCCTGAGAATATAATTTCCCTCTTCCATATCCACACAACGTAATAGTGGCTGGTTAAATCCTCTCTTGTATAACATCCCATCATATTCAACATACTTTGCAGCCTGGTACCAAAGGCGTCAAGCCTGTAGTTTGTCTTCTGGTACAGCTCCTGTCTGAATATAGTTATGAATGGGGGTCATCTAGCCTTCTCGCAGGACTTCTTGCGTCTAAAATACCTATACCTCCGGAATACTCGGGATTTCTTGGATTCCCAAAGGGATTTGTCCAAGTTGGACGCTGTCCATTCGTGACCCCATCTTGACCAAAGCATCCGCATTACTATTTTCTTCTCGCGGAACGCTTTCTAGCCTGGCACTTTCAAATTTTTTCAATAGGCGTTGCGCGCATCTCATATATAACTCCATCCGTGGTCCCCGGGCCTGGAAACCTCCGTTGGCCTGGTTTACAACTAATTCAGAATCACTCCGAACTATCAGATTCACGGCCCCCACCTCCTGAGCTAATTTTAGACCGTTGATCAAagcttcatactcagcatcattgttaGTGACATAAAACTTGAAATGGATAGCACTCATCAAACGGTGCCCCTCCAGAGTGACCAAGACAATCCTAGCACCTGATCCATTATTGTTCACGGCCCCATCGACATGTAATATCCCCCAAGGGTGTGGGAGTTCCTCCCTCTTACCATAATGAGAATTTCCTTGCGAGGAAGGCTCCGCCAACACTATGGCCTTGTCATCAACTTCAGCATCAAACTCAAGTATGAAATCAGCTAGCGCTTGTCCCTTTATTGCCATGCGAGGACAATACTCCAAATCGAATTATCCCAACTCTACTGCCCATTTTAACATTCTCCCCGACGATTCGGGTTTGTGCAGAATATGTCGAAGCGGATAAGCGGTGCGAACTTCTATTCGGTGAGCCTGAAAGTATGGTCTTAACTTTCGTGCCACAAGAATAAGATTGTACACTAGTTTTTCCATGTTGGTATACCTGGTTTCCGCATCCAACAACCTTTTGCTCACATAGTACACGGGCCACTGATGGCTTGCTTCTTCCTTCACCAACACCACGCTGACGAAGTATTCAGATACCGCCAAGTAAAGAATCAATGTTTCTCCGTCTTCTGGCTTGGCCAACATTGGAGGATTTCACAACTGctctttgattttcagaaaagcCTTTTCACATTCAGGGGTCCACAGAATATCCTTCCCCCTTTCTTTGATTGCCTTGAAAAATTCTTCGCACCTATCTGATGACTTTGAGACAAATCGATTTAGGGCCGCAATCCAACCTGTCAGGCTCTGTACTTGTTTGACGCTGGTGGGAGATTTCATGTCCAACATAGCCTTGATTTTtgccgggttagcctcaattccccggTGGTTGACCATGAATCCCAAGAATTTCCCTGATTTCACACCGAATACACACTTCTGTGGGTTTAGCTTCATCTTATACTTTCTCAAAATATGGAACATCTCAGCTAAGTCGGCGATGTGATCTTCCGCCTTTTTAGACTTTACaagcatatcatccacatatacttCCATCGTCTTTCCAATCTGCTTCTTGAACATtttatttaccaatctttgaTAAGTGGCACCGACATTGATCAGACCAAATGGCATTCCGATATAGCAATAGAGTCCCCTATCAGTAATAAAAGAGGTGTGCTCCTGGTCGTGCTCATACATGAGAATTTGATTATACTCGGAGTATGCGTCTATGAAGCTGAGCTAGGCATGTCCCGCCGTGGCGTCGACCAACTGATCGATTCTTGGCAAGGGAAAACTATCCTTCGGACACGCTTTattcagatcggtgaaatccacacatgttCTCCATTTACCATTGTTTTTTTTTACCAACACCGGGTTTGCTAGCCACTCTGGGTAGAAGGATTCCCGAATTAGTCCGACGTCCAAGAGCCTTTCTACTTCCTCTGCTAAGGCTATAGCTCTCTCTCCGCTTACGGCCCTGCGTTTTTGTCGAACCCCTTTATGCTTGGGATCGATATTCAAACGGTGGCACATTACCTCTGGATCAATTCCTACCATATCAGAATGGttccatgcaaatacatcaaggTTCGCCAAGAGAAATATCGAAAGACCCTCCTTCAACCTTGGTGCCAATTGAGATCCTATTCTTAAAACTTTACTTGGATCTTTTTTATCGACAGGGATTTCAATTGTATCTTCTGCTGGCCCCATCTTCTCCATTGGCATTGGTATCCGGGGATCTAGGTCGGGCGAATCATGGATTTCATTGTCCTGTAGAGAAGGCGCGTCCCCTTTAGGAGGAGCGTCGACTTCTTTAGAAGGCGCGCCTTGCATAGCAGGGGGATCAACTTCCTTGATATGTTTTGCGGGCAAGAGCGCTCCTTCAGGAAGAAGGGCATCTACCTCACGCTCATCCTGTTCGAGGCTTTGCAAGATGTCAAATCTTCCTTCTAACCGTTCACCATTGAAATCTGCTTGGACTATGGTGTTCGAGGCCTCCTGTTCTTCTAACATCTCAATTCTGATTGTGTCTTCCAAGAACAACGTTGCTGGGTGCAGCCCGGAGGGACGCTCATCTTCTTGTTCGACATAATAATGGACTCAAATTTCCTCGATCGGTTGCTCAATGCTCTTTTCTTGATCATCGTCTGATGTATCTTCGACGTGGGAGTCTTTTCTAAAGCCTCTTATAGCTTGCCTGTAGCACTCTCGAGAGTCATACTGAGAACCCTTTATACTCTCCACCCCATTTGGCGTTGGGAATTTGATGGTTAGGTGGTGGATTGAAGTAATAACCCTCATTTCTCGCAGAAAAAGTCGTCCCAGCAACACGTTGTGGGACGATTCCTGATTCAGGACCTTAAACTCGAGCATCTTTGTTACCGACAACGGGCTTTCCCCCAAAGTACATGGCAGCCGAATCGATCCCATGACTCTAACTCCTGCGCCAGAAAAGCCATAGACCCACG
Encoded here:
- the LOC141664735 gene encoding uncharacterized protein LOC141664735; the protein is MAIKGQALADFILEFDAEVDDKAIVLAEPSSQGNSHYGKREELPHPWGILHVDGAVNNNGSGARIVLVTLEGHRLMSAIHFKFYVTNNDAEYEALINGLKLAQEVGAVNLIVRSDSELVVNQANGGFQARGPRMELYMRCAQRLLKKFESARLESVPREENSNADALVKMGSRMDSVQLGQIPLGIQEIPSIPEAAKYVEYDGMLYKRGFNQPLLRCVDMEEGNYILREVHEGICGNHLGGGSLALKVLKQGYYWPTMREDAFNFVRACDRCQRFTNYSNATASTITSLASPWPFSMWGIDLIGELPKAKGGVKYAVVAVDYFTKWAEAMPLATIMAKKIRDFVFNSIVCRFGIPYKLISDNGKQFDSKELRKLCEDLKIKKDFAAVYHPQSNGQMEAINKIIKHTLKEKLEEKKEIGQRRCP
- the LOC141664736 gene encoding uncharacterized protein LOC141664736; amino-acid sequence: MLAKPEDGETLILYLAVSEYFVSVVLVKEEASHQWPVYYVSKRLLDAETRYTNMEKLVYNLILVARKLRPYFQAHRIEVRTAYPLRHILHKPESSGRMLKWAVELG